The proteins below come from a single Crossiella sp. CA-258035 genomic window:
- a CDS encoding MFS transporter: MTGKQAEITLPDATLAPARAATTLFFALAGFVFASWAVRIPAVKEQVGASPAALGLALLALSAAAVATMSVSGAVCRRFGSRQVTVATAGLLSLTVVLPAFTHSALALAAALLVFGIAYGGIDVAVNSVAVELAEALRRPIMPSLHAANSIGSLAGAALGGLLAAHLSPAGHFLLVLPLGLLATVIAGRMLLANPIPRPEAVAAHGRARRPTPGVVVFGVIGLCAAYSQGGLDNWIPLHLTENLGASAGLAAIGYAIVQGTMAVGRLAGTALVERFGQTKVVVVGGLLACAGTLGVALSSSLWLAFAGLVLTGVGLANIFPLAIAGAGALGGPGGVALAALMGYAGILLAPPTIGFIAGQFDLRLALALIALLAALAALAQLGRSAYRRTRAGR, translated from the coding sequence ATGACTGGTAAACAGGCCGAGATCACGCTGCCGGACGCGACGCTGGCCCCGGCGAGGGCGGCGACCACGTTGTTCTTCGCGCTGGCCGGGTTCGTCTTCGCCAGCTGGGCGGTGCGCATCCCCGCGGTGAAGGAGCAGGTGGGCGCGTCACCGGCGGCGCTGGGACTGGCCCTGCTGGCGCTGTCGGCGGCCGCGGTGGCGACCATGTCGGTCAGCGGGGCGGTGTGCCGCCGGTTCGGCAGCCGCCAGGTCACGGTCGCGACCGCGGGGCTGCTGTCGCTGACGGTGGTGCTGCCCGCGTTCACCCACTCCGCGCTCGCGCTGGCCGCCGCGCTGCTCGTGTTCGGGATCGCCTACGGCGGTATCGACGTGGCGGTCAACAGCGTCGCGGTGGAGCTGGCGGAGGCGCTGCGCAGGCCGATCATGCCCAGCCTGCACGCCGCGAACAGCATCGGCAGCCTGGCCGGAGCCGCACTCGGCGGCCTGCTCGCCGCCCACCTCTCGCCCGCCGGACACTTCCTGCTGGTGCTGCCGCTCGGCTTGCTGGCCACCGTGATCGCGGGCCGGATGCTGCTGGCGAACCCGATCCCGCGTCCGGAGGCGGTCGCGGCGCACGGGCGAGCCCGCAGGCCCACCCCCGGTGTGGTGGTCTTCGGCGTGATCGGGCTGTGCGCCGCCTACAGCCAGGGCGGGCTGGACAACTGGATTCCGTTGCACCTCACCGAGAACCTGGGCGCGAGCGCCGGTCTGGCCGCGATCGGCTACGCGATCGTCCAGGGCACCATGGCCGTCGGCAGGCTGGCCGGCACCGCGCTGGTGGAACGGTTCGGGCAGACCAAGGTCGTGGTCGTCGGCGGGCTGCTCGCCTGCGCTGGCACGCTGGGAGTCGCGCTGTCCTCCAGTCTGTGGCTGGCCTTCGCCGGTCTGGTGCTGACCGGCGTGGGGCTGGCGAACATCTTCCCGCTGGCCATCGCGGGCGCGGGCGCGCTCGGCGGACCCGGCGGCGTGGCACTGGCCGCGCTGATGGGCTACGCGGGCATCCTGCTCGCACCGCCCACCATCGGGTTCATCGCGGGCCAGTTCGACCTGCGACTGGCGCTGGCGCTGATCGCGCTGCTGGCCGCACTCGCCGCGCTCGCCCAGTTGGGTCGATCGGCCTACCGGCGTACCAGGGCTGGCCGGTGA